Below is a genomic region from Azoarcus sp. KH32C.
GCGGCGCGACTGCCAGCGCTGCACGCGCTCGACGCCGGTCGAACCGCTGATGAAGACGAAGGAAATGTCGCGCAGGTCCATCGTCGCGCCGTAGGTCGCGGCGCGCAGGTTCCAGATCACCTTGTCGCCGGCATTCGGGTCGTCGAGCTTGATCGACTCGGGCGGGAACAACATGCCCGCCTTCCAGCCGCTGACGGTGCGCGTCGCCGGGTCGAACTTCACGTCCTTGGCGTATTCCTTGGTCGCCTGGACGTACTTCGGGTCCATCTCGATCTTCTTCGAGTGCGCGATCTTCATCGTCAGCCCGAAGTTCTTGATCATGTACTCGAGCTTCTCGGGGACCATGCTGGCGACGGTCTTGCCCTCGAAGGTCTCGTTCTTGATCTTGTCGTAGTTGTCCTTCGTGATCACGAAGCCGGGCTGCAGTTCGCCCGCGGCGGCGCTGCCCGCGAGCAAGGCGAGCCCGCCCGCGATGCCGAGCGCGCCGGCCGAGCGGCGCACGGTGCTGGATGATGCGTTCATCTCATGTCTCCTTTGGTGATTAGAACTGACGGGTCAGGCGGAAAGTCAGCTGGTTGTTGTTGGCGAAGTAGCCGAAGAGCTGGGTCGAGCGGTTCGGATCGAGCAGGACAGTCGACTTGCCCGTGTTCCAGAAGAGGTCCGCCTCGATCTTGGCGCGCCAGTTGTCGCCGAGGACGAGGTCCACCGCCGGGATCGCGAAACCGCCGCCGTGCGTCAGGTCGAAGCCGACCGCGAAGCTCGGGTTGATCGTGTCGCTCTTGTAGTTGAGGACCGTGAAGGCCGTGAGGATCGTGTTGTGCTCGGTGAGCGGCGCGCCGTAGGCGAAGAGCCGCGCAAGGTCCTCGCGCTCGCGGAAGTCTTGGATCCACGTATCAAAGAGCTGCACCGACGAGAACGACGGCCGGTTGGTGCCGAGCAGCTTCTCGAAGTGGATGTTCTTGTCGGCGCGCAGCATCACCGTGACGACATCCTTCTGCTTGATGCCGTTCAGGCCCAGCAGCGGTCCGGTGCCGACGTTGTAGGCCTGGTTGATGGTGTAGGCGAGTTCCGCGCTCAGCACCGAATCGATCGGCGCCGAGTAGCCGCTGACGGTCGCGCCGATCACGTCGATCATCGGATGGATCAGGTCGAAGACCGGGCCCGTCGGCGCCTTCTTCCACGGATTCGCCACCGAGTTCGCGACCGGGTCGGCCGAGAAGGACTTGATGTAGGCGAGCGAGTAGTTCACCGGCCCGGCCGTGCCCGCCCAACGGATGCCACCGGTCACCTGGTCCTGGTCGCCCTTCGGATGGCTGCAGTCCTTCTTCGTGATCGCCGTCAGGTCGAAGCCGCGGTAGGGCTGGAAGAACCAGCGCCCGCCCTGGATATCGTAGGTGTTGCCGATGTCCTCGCAGCCGTCGAGACCCGGGCGCACGAAGGCATGCAGCTCGCCGTCAGCTTCCGGCACATCGACCTTCACCGACGCGAGCCACAGCGGCTTGCGCCACTCCTCGTTCTCGCCTTCGAAGAAGAGCCGCCACGACAGGTCGTAGCCATGCACGACATCCATCGCGTGGAAGAAGTCCGACTCGCCCCACACGATCTGCTGCCGGCCGAGGCGGAAGGTCGAGCGGTCGCCGACTTTGAACTCCCCCCAGAACTCGCGCATGTCGAGGCGGTTGTAGTTGTCGAGGATGTCGTGGTCGTCGCCGCCGGTCGTGCCGTTGGTCTTGCGCAAGCGCTCGAGGTCGCGCAGGTAGTCGGTCTTCGCCTCCTGGTCGGCGCGCGCGATCGCCTTCCACTTGATCGGTCCGGTCTGCGCGTCGGCGTCCAGCAGCAGCGAGCCGCGCAGCATCGACGCCTTGCCGCTGTCGTTGGCCTTGGTCTCGGGGATGTTCTGCAGGTTGAACGCCGCCCAGCCGCGGACGTAGCCGCCGAGGTGGAAGCTGTTGCCTGAGGAATCGCCTGACGCATCCGGTTCCTCGGCGAACGCGGCGCCCGCGTGGATCGCCGACAGCACGGCAGCGCTGACGGCCAGCCTGCGGACCTTGTGGTTTTTCATGAGTCTCCCTCCTGTTGTAGTGAGTGTGGGCACGGCATGTCTCCTCCGCGCGGCCGCAGGGGTCTGCGGCCGACGGTCGTTGAAACGCTTGTAGGGATTGGTAATCCGGGTCGGGATTGGGGTCAGGCGACGCTGGCGACCAGCGCGGGCTCCGATTCAACGGGCGCGGGTTCGTCGGCGAGTTCGATCGGGTGGCGCTTGGAGCCGACGATGAACTCGGGGCGGAAGATGTAGACCAGGGCCGGCATCAGGAACAGCGCGGACGTCGCCGAGATGAAGAGCCAGATCGCGATCAACACGCCCATGTCGGCCTGCAGCCGCAGCGAGGACATACTCCACAGGATCACGCTGGTGATCAGCGTCAGTGCCGTGATCAGCACGCCCTTGCCGGCGCTCGCGATCGACTTCGCGATTGCGCGGCCGACGTCGCGATGATGGTGCAGCTCCTCGCGGATGCCATCGACGATGTAGAAGGTGTAATCAACGCCCAAGCCGATGCCGAGCGCGACGACCGGCAGCGTGTTGATGTTCATGCCGATGCCCTTCCAGGCCATGTAGCTGAAGGTCAGCGTGTTCGACAGCAGCACCGGGATCATGAAGAACACGCCTGCGACCAGCGACCGGTAGGTCACCATGCAGCACACGACCAGCACTAGCAGCGCGAAGGCGATCGCCTCGATCTGGCCGTTGAGGATCACCTCATTGACCGCCGCCAGCACGCCGACGAGACCGCCCGCCAGCATGAACTGCGCGTTCTCCAGTGGATGCTGCGCGATGTAGTCCTTCACGCGTGCAATCGCGGTACGGATCGTCTCGCCTTGGTGATCGCGGAAGAACAGCGTCACCGCGCCGTTGAGCGCCTGCGCGTCGGCAAAGCGGTCCATGTCGCCGGGATCCGCGCCCGACACGAACATATAGACCAGCTCGCCGTTCTCGTTGGCGGTGTTGCCAAGCTCCTGGTAGCGCGCATTGCCTTCGCGGATCACGCGCTTGACCGCCGGCAGGATGTCCGCGAGCGAGATGCTGCCGCCGACCTCGGGCTGCGCCTCCATGTACTTCTGGAAGCGTTCCATGCCTTCGAGCACTGCCGGCTCCTTCAGCGCGCCTTCCTGCTTGCCGCCGACGACGACGAACATCCGGTCCGAGCCCTGGAACTTCTTGTTGATCGCGGTGGCGTCCTGGTTGTAGGTCGAATCCGGCCACAGGATCGGCGAACCCGGGTTCGCGTCGCCGACCTTGAGCTTGAACGCATACAGCCCGGACACGGCGAAGATCACCAGCGCCCCGAGCGCCACGCCGAAGCGCGCCTTTGACGTCACGATCGACGAGCACAGGTTCAGAATCCAGCGCAGCACCGGCATGATGTTGATCGGATGCGCGTGACGCTTCTTCAGCCCGCACCACGACAGCAGCACCGGCGTCAGCACCAGCGCGCTGACCATGATCGACAGGATCCACACCGTGCCGATGTAGGAGATCTTCTCCAGCATCGGGATCGGCGTCAGCGCGACGACCAGCACGCAGCCCGCGTCGGCGACCACCGCCAGCATCCCGGGCTTGAAGAGATTCAGCAGGCTCGCCTTGGCCGCCGCGGCGGTGCTCGACGCGCCCGCCGCGACCTCGTCGTCGAAGCGCGACACGAGTTGCACCGAGTTCGACACCGCCTGCGCGGTGATCAGGAAGGCCACGACGATCACCAGCGGATCGAGGTGGAAGCCCATCAGCTTGGCCGCACCGAGCGCCCAGGTCGCGCTGACGATACCGGTCACGAGCGGCAGCAGCGTACCGTGCCAGGTGCGCGTAATCAGCAACAGCAACAGCACCAGCGACGCGACCGTGATGAGGAAGATCTGGACCGTCTCGGTCAGGTAGTAATTGACGAGCCCGTACAGGATCGGCTCGCCGACCACGCGCACCAGCACCCCGTCGCCGCGCGCCTGGTCGGCAATCTCGGCGATCTGGCGATAGGCCTTCAGGTAATCGACCGCGCCATCGGTGAAGTCCGCCGTGATCAGCGTCGCCTTCATGTCGATCGAGACATACGGTCCGTAGACCAACGGATTGTTCAACACCGCCTCGCGCAGCACGCCGATCGCCGCGTCGTTCTTCGGCAGGTTCGGCCACATCAGCGGCCGCGACTCGATGCCCTCGGTCGACGCGCGCACCTCCTTCATCTTCTTCGACGCGAGCGAGACGATCTGGTAGTTATCGACGCCCTCGACCTTCTGCAGCGCCTGCGTGATCTGCTGCACCTTGCGCAGCAGCGTCATGTTGAACACGTCGCCCTGCTCCACCTCGAGCATGATGCTGACCATGTTCGAGCCGCCGAAGGTCTGCTTGAAGCGGTTGTTCACCTCGACGTAGGGATGGTTCTTCGGCAGCAAGTCGCTGAAGACCGTCTTCACCTCGATGTGCGCGGCGAGATAGCCCATCGCCGCCGTGATGCCGGCGATCACGAACAGCACCGACACCCGCCGTCGCAGGATGAGGTCGATGAAGCGTTCGAGCGCCCTGAACGTTGCGTTTTTCATAGTTGATTCCTCTGACGCATGGAAGGGAGGGCTTACTCGCGCCCGTAGATGCTGAGGCGGCCGTCGTCGATCACCGCGAGGTTCGCGCCGGCCAGGAAGAAGCGCTCACCGGACTTCACGATCTGCGTGCGCCACGACAGGTCCTGCTCGGAGATGCGGCCACCTTTCCAGCTGCCGCCGTCGGCCGTGCCTTCGACGCGCACGCCCTTGTCGCCCACCGCGAGCCAGCGCGCTCCGTCCCAGACGACACCGTTCAGGTGCTCCACCGTCACGCGCGGCGCCTGCTTCCAGCTCGCTCCGCCGTCCGCGGTCACCAGCACCACGCCCGACAGACCCACTGCGACGCCGTGCTGCGCATCGCGGAACTGCACGGACATCAGGCTCGACTTCACCGGGCTCGCCATCGGCGCCCAGCTCGCACCGCCGTCCCGCGTGCGCAGCATCTGGCCAAACTCACCGACCATCCAGCCGTCCTCGCCGAGGAAGAACACGTCGTTCCAGGCCTGATCCTTCTCCGGCATCGCCCGCGTCCAGGTTTCCCCGAAGTCGCGCGTCAGCAGCACCGCGCCGACTTCGCCGACCGCCCAAGCGACGCCGCCCGGATAGGCGCGGACCTGCAGCAGTTTGTTTGCGACATCCGAGCGCGGCACCTGCACTTCGTGCCAGCTCGCGCCGCCGTCGGAGGTGACGATCACCGTCCCCGCATTACCGACGGCAACCGCCCGCTTGTCGTCCCACGCCGAGATCGCCTGAAGGTGCGCCAACGCCTTGTTCGGCTGGATCGTCCAGGTCTTGCCGCCGTCGTCGCTGCGCACGATCTTGCCGTAGTAGCCGACCGCCCAGGCAACCGAAGGCGACGGCGTCGCGACGCCGTAGAACACGTCGCGACGCTCGATCGCCGGCGCCTGCAGCATGGCGATCTGGGGCTCCCATTTGACGAAGAACGCTGCATACATGAGGCCGCCGATGATCAGCAGCGGCAGCGTCGACAGGACGGCCCCCGAAATACCGCGGGCACTGCGATTGAGAGAAAGGGTCGCGCTAGTCATGACAGCTTTCCGCCAGATCATGCCGAAACCCTCCGCGGCACCACCCCACCGCCCCCTGCGCCGGCACTCGCCGACACCGCGATCGACCGTTGTCTCCAAGCATTTCTCTTCCTTTTGTCCGGGGAGCCCGTACCGCGCGGCGGACGGCGTCCGATGCGCGCGCAGCAAGTCCCGCATTTCGTTTTTTACGGGGTGCAAACACCCCTGCTTCGCGTCGCGACGGAAGACCGACATCCGCCAGCGGGCCGCGACGAGCGTTCAGCAAAATGGGTGCCAGCAAAAATAAGCAAATAAACAGCTGATTTTTATGAATATTTTATG
It encodes:
- a CDS encoding DUF1302 family protein; its protein translation is MKNHKVRRLAVSAAVLSAIHAGAAFAEEPDASGDSSGNSFHLGGYVRGWAAFNLQNIPETKANDSGKASMLRGSLLLDADAQTGPIKWKAIARADQEAKTDYLRDLERLRKTNGTTGGDDHDILDNYNRLDMREFWGEFKVGDRSTFRLGRQQIVWGESDFFHAMDVVHGYDLSWRLFFEGENEEWRKPLWLASVKVDVPEADGELHAFVRPGLDGCEDIGNTYDIQGGRWFFQPYRGFDLTAITKKDCSHPKGDQDQVTGGIRWAGTAGPVNYSLAYIKSFSADPVANSVANPWKKAPTGPVFDLIHPMIDVIGATVSGYSAPIDSVLSAELAYTINQAYNVGTGPLLGLNGIKQKDVVTVMLRADKNIHFEKLLGTNRPSFSSVQLFDTWIQDFREREDLARLFAYGAPLTEHNTILTAFTVLNYKSDTINPSFAVGFDLTHGGGFAIPAVDLVLGDNWRAKIEADLFWNTGKSTVLLDPNRSTQLFGYFANNNQLTFRLTRQF
- a CDS encoding YCF48-related protein, which codes for MTSATLSLNRSARGISGAVLSTLPLLIIGGLMYAAFFVKWEPQIAMLQAPAIERRDVFYGVATPSPSVAWAVGYYGKIVRSDDGGKTWTIQPNKALAHLQAISAWDDKRAVAVGNAGTVIVTSDGGASWHEVQVPRSDVANKLLQVRAYPGGVAWAVGEVGAVLLTRDFGETWTRAMPEKDQAWNDVFFLGEDGWMVGEFGQMLRTRDGGASWAPMASPVKSSLMSVQFRDAQHGVAVGLSGVVLVTADGGASWKQAPRVTVEHLNGVVWDGARWLAVGDKGVRVEGTADGGSWKGGRISEQDLSWRTQIVKSGERFFLAGANLAVIDDGRLSIYGRE
- a CDS encoding RND family transporter; protein product: MKNATFRALERFIDLILRRRVSVLFVIAGITAAMGYLAAHIEVKTVFSDLLPKNHPYVEVNNRFKQTFGGSNMVSIMLEVEQGDVFNMTLLRKVQQITQALQKVEGVDNYQIVSLASKKMKEVRASTEGIESRPLMWPNLPKNDAAIGVLREAVLNNPLVYGPYVSIDMKATLITADFTDGAVDYLKAYRQIAEIADQARGDGVLVRVVGEPILYGLVNYYLTETVQIFLITVASLVLLLLLITRTWHGTLLPLVTGIVSATWALGAAKLMGFHLDPLVIVVAFLITAQAVSNSVQLVSRFDDEVAAGASSTAAAAKASLLNLFKPGMLAVVADAGCVLVVALTPIPMLEKISYIGTVWILSIMVSALVLTPVLLSWCGLKKRHAHPINIMPVLRWILNLCSSIVTSKARFGVALGALVIFAVSGLYAFKLKVGDANPGSPILWPDSTYNQDATAINKKFQGSDRMFVVVGGKQEGALKEPAVLEGMERFQKYMEAQPEVGGSISLADILPAVKRVIREGNARYQELGNTANENGELVYMFVSGADPGDMDRFADAQALNGAVTLFFRDHQGETIRTAIARVKDYIAQHPLENAQFMLAGGLVGVLAAVNEVILNGQIEAIAFALLVLVVCCMVTYRSLVAGVFFMIPVLLSNTLTFSYMAWKGIGMNINTLPVVALGIGLGVDYTFYIVDGIREELHHHRDVGRAIAKSIASAGKGVLITALTLITSVILWSMSSLRLQADMGVLIAIWLFISATSALFLMPALVYIFRPEFIVGSKRHPIELADEPAPVESEPALVASVA